Genomic segment of Microthrixaceae bacterium:
ACGAGTTCGAATCGACTCCGACCGAGGTGTGTCGACCAGCACCTCATACAGACAGGAGGCATCCACGATGATCACGTCGGCCATGGACCTCGAAGTTCATCTAGCGCTTCCAGCGTCTCCCGATGGGTTCTCTCACCGCTGCGGCGTCTCGTCCTCTCCAACCACTCGTCAATTGACGGCCGGGCTGCCAGACGTTCCGTCTCACGGCGGAGGAACTCCGGAACCGATAGGCCCAGTTCCCCAGCGCGCTTGGCCAGCGCGTCGTAAACCTCATCGTCCACGTCACGAATCTGAATGGTACGAGGCATAGACGCATCATATCATGCAAGGTCGCATCTCTCAGGCGGACCGACTGAGGTGGGACGCCGCGAAGGACAGGTGGCGGGCGGCCATCTTCCTCCAGTACCCATAGGTGTGCCCGCCCGGCTGGATACCTCCGTCTGGTTCCGCCCCAGCGGCCATCAGTCGCTGCCGGAGCTCTCGGTTGGCTTCGGCAAAGGGATCGACGTCACCACAGTCGATGCGCAGCGGGACCCCGACCAGCCGATCGACCTGAGCCAGCACTTCGTGGCGACGGAAATCAGCCTCGTCGTCGAATGCGCCATCGGCGGAGGAGTCGAAGGACACGAACAGTGCCGCGCTCAGCGTCGAGACCGATCGGAGCGGCGGGCTTTCACCACTGGCTGCCAGAGCTAGCGCCCCGAAGCCACCCATCGACCAGCCGAGAAGGCTCAGCCTGTTGGTGTCGAGCCCTCTAGCGGCGAGGAGCGGCAGGAACTCCTTGATGACCATCGCCCTGCTATCGGTGCCGTCGGCCCGGCCATGCCAATACGACGTCCCACCATCGACCGTGGCAATGGCGAAGGGAGCGCTTCCACGATGAACGGCTTGCGCCAGAAATCGGTCCAATCCCAAGTCAGCGAACGCGGTGCCATGGTCGCCCGATCGACCGTGGAGAGTGAGCAGGACGGGAAGGTCATCTCCCTCGACCGCTCCTGGCGGGTACGAGACAGACCATCCGATGTCAGAGGCCATTTGTTTGGAACCGAAAGACCCCTCGACCCGGGGACCCGGCTCGACATCGGGGATGGGGAAGTCGATGTCGTCGAGTCCAAGCGCTCGATGGAGTCTCGCCCTCCCCGGCAGGGTCCCGCGTTCGACCAGCAGGCCTCCGAGCCCGACAGCCCCCACCCCAGCAGCAGCACCAATCAACAATTGGCGCCGGGTAAGTACCGAATCCCTGGTTCCGGTCACGTCACTAGTTGATGATCTCAGCCGCTAACCCAGCACCGTCGACCAGGGCGGTGAAGTAGACGTGGTTCATCACGATCTCGGGCCGGTAGTTCGACGGAAAACGGCGCTCACCAAGTCGCCAGCCGCCAGACCAGCAACGGTGCCATGGAAGAACGGACCCTGGTCCGAAACGTCGCGCACCAGTCGACGATACCGGCCATTCCGCCTCGATCAGAGGTACAGGTGTCGCTCACGCCATCGCCTGGCAGGCTGGTTTCGTGGACGAAACGAGCGAGACCGAGCTGCCTACAGCCTTTGCCGACCCGACCGAGCCCGCCCAAGCTCAACCAGGGGCGTCCGTCAGTATCGAACCGGCGAGGGAAGCCAAGGTCGGCTCCACGACCGTTCGCCGCGCGCTGCCCCGAAGGGCACGGCGCACCGTCGGGGCCTGGTGCTTCGCTGATCACTTCGGCCCCGCCAAGGCCGGGTTGGGTGCCATTGGCCCACATCCTCACATCGGACTCCAGACCGTCACCTGGCTGTTGGACGGGCACCTGCTCCACCGTGACAGCCTCGGGTCTGAGCAGCCGATCCGCCCTGGCCAGCTCAACTTGATGACCGCCGGCCGCGGGATCGCCCATGCCGAGGAGGCCGACCTCACCCGTACCGGCAGCTCCCATGGGACCCAACTCTGGGTGGCGCTACCCGAGGCCACCCGCAACGGCGACGCCGCCTTCGAGCACCTTGAAGACCTACCACGCGTCGACCTCGGGCGAGGCACGGCGACCCTGCTGATCGGCGGATTGACAGGACCCACCGGCGCGGGACTCCGCTCGAGCGCCCGAGCCGACACCGACCACTTCGGAGCCGAGGTGGATCTGCGCGGGAGCGTCGGCCTGGACCTGGACGCCGGCCACGAACATGCGATCTACCCGCTCGACGATGACATCGAGATCGAGGGTCGACGACTCGCGGTGGGCCAGGTCGCCTACCTTGCGCCGGGTCGTTCGGAGGTGACGCTGTCACCCATTGGCGATGACTCCACCGGTGGGAGCTACCGGCAACCGATGCGGGTGATGCTCCTGGGAGGAGTGCCATTCCCCGAGGAGGTGTTCATGTGGTGGAACTACGTGGCCCGGTCCCGAGATGAGGTCGACGAGGCCAACCGTGCCTGGGGGGCAGGCTCGGACCGTTTCGGGGACCCGGGCTCCGCACTGGCCCGCATCCCCGCTCCCACCCCACCGTGGACAAAGGCCACCGACTGAACCTCACGGGTCGACCGTCTATCTCTGACCCATGAGGCCTGTGGGCCAAATAGTCCGGTGCCGCGCTGAGCGAGGGACCGATGACCGACTCAGTCCAGGTCAATTCGCCCGGTCGCGGTCAACGTTCCGATATCGCAACGAAGGGGCAGCAACCCGTTCACGGTGCGAGACCGCATGACCCCACGGATTGCCTCGCCGATCTCCACGATCGAGGTCCCATCGGGCAAATCCCTCGCAAACCGAGGTGAGCCGTAGGTCCGTTCCCCGAGGAGCACGTCGACCTCGTTGGGAGTCACCTCCAGAACGTCGTGGAACTGGTCGAGGACCACACGGTCGAAGTGCTGACGCAGTCTCTCGGGACCGACACCAAGGGTGAAGGGCGGTACCGCCGCGGCCATCCGCCTGGTCCGCCGGGTGGCGTCCTCGGGCGGAAGGCCGACCAGGATCAAAGCCTCGGTCATCCAGTCATAGACGTCGGCCATGTGGTGACGTCCGTAGGCGGTCACGTGGAGAACCCCGTCCGGGTGCATCAGGCGCACAGCGCGATCGATGCATCGGTCGAGGCGAGGTCCGCGCATCAGGTTGAGGACGAAGTTCAACATCACCAGGTCGGCCGAACCTTCGGGGATCGCCAACTCGTCCAGGATGTCGGCGTTGATCGTCTCGATCTCCAGGCCGGCGTCCTGCGCCCGACGATCCAACTCGTCCAGGTACCGCTGGTTGTTGTCCACGGCATGCACCGCTCCGTCAGGACCCAACGCTCGTGCGACCGCCAGGGCGAACCGGCCACGCCCACAGCCGAGGTCGACCACCGAGCGCACCTGGGCGAGGTCCATCCCACCGACCACCCATGAGACCAAGTCCACGGGAGACGTGCTGTGGGTCTCCTCGAATGTGTCACCCGGTCGGCGGGTTTGAACAGTTGAGGTGGGTCTCGAGCCACCGCCCCCAACATCGTTGCCGACCCCGTCCATCGGTAGCCGGTTCTCAATACTCGCCATATGCACTCCCTCCTGAAGACGTCGGCCCTAGGTACGCCACCGCCGTGACAGCGACGGGCGTCTCAAACATTCGGGCATGGGAGCCATCTCGATTGGCGCCGCCCGGGATGCTGCTTGGCCATGCAAGATGGTCTCGGACTCGGGATCAGACCATCAGTCCTTCGTGGGTTCGACGGACATGCGGAGCCGAGGTCATGCCAGTGCCCTGAGGTAGATCTCGATCTCGGCCACACGGAGCTCGAGCGGCTTGCGTTCCGCCCTTCTCCGAGCGGTCTCAAAGGGTGACCCGGTGACCACTGGGTGAGAACATCAGTATTTGTTGGCAACTCCCCTGGTGTTTCACTGCCTTTTGTCACTGGGGGTGGGGATCATGGGGTCATGGACCACTTCGACCACGAGCGCCGCGATCCCGACGGGTGGAGTCCGGGCCACATCGACTGGGGCACGGGCCATGAACGCGCCAGCGATGAGGTCGGGAAGAAGGCTGCCCCGGGCCATGGGCGGGGTTTGTGGGACCGGGGTGAGCGCGCCACCGGTCCCGTCCGAGGGCTGGCAGCTGACCTGGTCGAGGCACTCGACACCCTGGCCGGGCCCGAAGGTCTCGACGACGACACGCTGAGCGAAACGGTGATCGAACTGATGCGGTTCCGGTCCCTCCTCGACGCGAAGGCCGCCAGCTTCGTGGCCCGCTGGGACGCACGCGTGTTGTGGGCCAACGACGGATCCAAAGCCCCCGGAGCCCGACTCGCCCGAGACGTCGGCTGTCGCCGCCAAACAACCAACCGCGCCGTGCACACCGCCCGCTCCACCCGTTCCATGCCCCTGGTGTCAGCCGCATGGCAGACCGGGGACATCTCAACGGACCACGTCGAACGACTCACCCGCGCCGCTACCCCCG
This window contains:
- a CDS encoding esterase encodes the protein MTGTRDSVLTRRQLLIGAAAGVGAVGLGGLLVERGTLPGRARLHRALGLDDIDFPIPDVEPGPRVEGSFGSKQMASDIGWSVSYPPGAVEGDDLPVLLTLHGRSGDHGTAFADLGLDRFLAQAVHRGSAPFAIATVDGGTSYWHGRADGTDSRAMVIKEFLPLLAARGLDTNRLSLLGWSMGGFGALALAASGESPPLRSVSTLSAALFVSFDSSADGAFDDEADFRRHEVLAQVDRLVGVPLRIDCGDVDPFAEANRELRQRLMAAGAEPDGGIQPGGHTYGYWRKMAARHLSFAASHLSRSA
- a CDS encoding pirin family protein; the encoded protein is MDETSETELPTAFADPTEPAQAQPGASVSIEPAREAKVGSTTVRRALPRRARRTVGAWCFADHFGPAKAGLGAIGPHPHIGLQTVTWLLDGHLLHRDSLGSEQPIRPGQLNLMTAGRGIAHAEEADLTRTGSSHGTQLWVALPEATRNGDAAFEHLEDLPRVDLGRGTATLLIGGLTGPTGAGLRSSARADTDHFGAEVDLRGSVGLDLDAGHEHAIYPLDDDIEIEGRRLAVGQVAYLAPGRSEVTLSPIGDDSTGGSYRQPMRVMLLGGVPFPEEVFMWWNYVARSRDEVDEANRAWGAGSDRFGDPGSALARIPAPTPPWTKATD
- a CDS encoding class I SAM-dependent methyltransferase; its protein translation is MDLAQVRSVVDLGCGRGRFALAVARALGPDGAVHAVDNNQRYLDELDRRAQDAGLEIETINADILDELAIPEGSADLVMLNFVLNLMRGPRLDRCIDRAVRLMHPDGVLHVTAYGRHHMADVYDWMTEALILVGLPPEDATRRTRRMAAAVPPFTLGVGPERLRQHFDRVVLDQFHDVLEVTPNEVDVLLGERTYGSPRFARDLPDGTSIVEIGEAIRGVMRSRTVNGLLPLRCDIGTLTATGRIDLD